In Erigeron canadensis isolate Cc75 chromosome 6, C_canadensis_v1, whole genome shotgun sequence, the following are encoded in one genomic region:
- the LOC122603467 gene encoding uncharacterized protein LOC122603467 codes for MSIACCVPILECVYCIACARWAWKRCLHTAGHDSETWGFATADEFEPVPRLCRYILAVYEDDLTCPLWEPPGGYGINPNFIIVKRTYDDTHGKAPPYFLYLDHAHCDIVIAIRGLNLASHKDYAVLLDNKLGQRKFDGGYVHNGLLKAAGVVLDAESDTLKKLLESYPSYTLTLTGHSLGSGVAALLAMVVVKNRDKLGNIDRKRVRCYSIAPARCMSLNLAVRYADIINSVVLQDDFLPRTATPLEDIFKSVFCLPCLLCLRCIRDTFTSEEKKIKDPRRLYAPGRLYHIVERKPFRCGRFPPIVRTAVPVDGRFEHIVLSCNATSDHAIIWIEREAKMALDIMLEEDPIMEIPTKQKMERQQTLEREHGDEYKKALQRAVTLAVPHAIIPSEYGTFQDIEEGKNLGRKHSPGESWNDLIERLFEKDEPGHMVLRKSHSIV; via the exons ATGTCAATTGCATGTTGCGTCCCCATTCTCGAATGTGTATACTGTATAGCCTGTGCTCGATGGGCTTGGAAACGATGCCTTCATACTGCAGGCCATGATAGTGAGACATGGGGTTTTGCCACAGCTGATGAATTTGAGCCTGTCCCTAGGCTTTGTCGGTATATTCTTGCAGTATATGAGGATGATCTTACATGCCCCCTGTGGGAACCTCCAGGTGGATATGGAATCAATCCAAATTTTATAATTGTGAAGAGAACCTATGATGATACTCATGGAAAGGCGCCACCATATTTTTTGTATCTAGATCATGCTCATTGTGATATAGTTATTGCTATTAGGGGACTTAACTTGGCAAGCCATAAAGATTATGCAGTTTTGTTGGATAATAAGTTGGGTCAAAGGAAATTTGATGGTGGTTATGTTCATAACGGATTGTTAAAAGCAGCTGGAGTTGTACTAGATGCAGAAAGTGATACTTTGAAGAAGTTGTTGGAGAGTTATCCGAGCTATACTTTGACTCTAACAGGTCACTCGCTTGGGTCAGGTGTGGCTGCGTTGTTGGCAATGGTGGTGGTGAAAAACCGAGATAAGTTGGGGAATATTGATAGAAAGAGGGTCCGATGCTATTCAATTGCACCTGCCAGATGCATGTCACTGAATTTGGCTGTAAGATATGCGGATATCATCAATTCTGTCGTGCTTCAG GATGATTTCTTGCCAAGGACTGCCACGCCATTGGAAGACATTTTTAAGTCAGTTTTCTG TTTACCATGTTTGTTGTGCTTAAGATGCATAAGAGACACATTCACATCGGAggagaagaaaatcaaagatcCAAGAAGGTTATATGCACCCGGCCGGCTCTATCACATTGTTGAGAGAAAACCTTTCAG ATGTGGCAGGTTTCCACCCATTGTAAGAACTGCAGTGCCTGTTGATGGAAGATTTGAGCACATTGTGCTTTCTTGCAATGCAACCTCTGACCATGCCATCATTTGGATAGAGAGGGAAGCCAAAATGGCATTAGAT atTATGTTAGAGGAAGATCCAATAATGGAGATTCCCACAAAACAAAAGATGGAGAGACAACAAACTTTGGAAAGAGAACATGGCGATGAATACAAGAAGGCGTTACAGAGGGCGGTTACGCTGGCAGTGCCCCATGCCATTATACCTTCCGAGTATGGCACATTTCAGGACATTGAGGAGGGGAAGAATTTAGGCCGAAAACATAGTCCCGGAGAGAGTTGGAATGATTTGATTGAACGTTTATTTGAAAAGGATGAACCGGGGCACATGGTTCTGAGAAAATCACATTctattgtataa
- the LOC122605435 gene encoding uncharacterized protein LOC122605435, protein METLDIRGVFLTRLCIRVWVIDELVSIQVYAPKLQYFHYTGPVLDSLFFPAIAPEQIHLRLELEKPIDSSFFLKLREVLNFQTNFKIKVTYRSPEKVLPVDIDVNDVRRRVPIPATTVQQIYFLFPGESFWESAPLFDTFFSICHPKYVKARQLRKCTMPGNTKYFWKKIVTGMIERKTIKKYWPDLEDIEIKHPVAGKWKTLTSSWICFAEQDRVKFRLTWCSP, encoded by the coding sequence ATGGAAACCTTGGATATCAGAGGTGTTTTCTTGACGAGATTGTGCATACGAGTGTGGGTAATCGATGAACTTGTAAGCATACAAGTCTATGCTCCAAAATTACAATATTTCCATTACACTGGCCCCGTATTGGATAGCCTATTTTTTCCAGCCATTGCTCCCGAGCAAATTCATCTCAGACTGGAGTTGGAAAAACCCATTGATTCTTCGTTCTTTCTCAAGCTTAGGGAAGTACTCAACTTTCAAaccaattttaaaattaaagtaaCTTACCGTTCCCCTGAGAAGGTGCTGCCGGTTGACATTGATGTTAATGATGTGAGGAGAAGGGTTCCAATTCCGGCTACAACTGTccaacaaatatattttttgtttccaGGTGAAAGCTTTTGGGAGAGTGCTCCattatttgatacattttttTCCATTTGCCATCCCAAATACGTGAAGGCACGTCAGTTACGTAAGTGCACTATGCCCGGGAATACAAAGTACTTCTGGAAGAAAATCGTAACAGGGATGATTGAAAGGAAAACCATAAAGAAGTATTGGCCAGACTTGGAAGATATTGAAATAAAACATCCTGTTGCTGGGAAATGGAAAACACTAACTAGTTCTTGGATATGTTTCGCAGAACAGGATAGAGTTAAGTTCAGATTAACTTGGTGTTCTCCATAG